In Scatophagus argus isolate fScaArg1 chromosome 14, fScaArg1.pri, whole genome shotgun sequence, the following proteins share a genomic window:
- the ssh2b gene encoding protein phosphatase Slingshot homolog 2b isoform X2 gives MALVTVQRSPTPSTSSSPCVSESGSGEDDRRSQPRSISESFLTVKGAALFLPRGNGSSTSSASRFSQLRSKHAGDIQQHLQTMFTLLRPEDNIKLAVRLESVHAQVTRYMVVVSTNGRQDTEESVVLGMDFSPVDSSCSVGLVLPLWSDTLIHLDGDGGFSVSTDNRVHVFKPVSVQAMWSALQSLHKACEVARCHNYFPGSLFLTWVSYYQSRVSSDQVRINEWNAMQDVQSHRADSPVLFSDVPTERELTERQIKTSLREIMMQKDLENVTCKEIRTELEMHMTCNLREFKEFIDNEMIVILGQMDSPTEIFDHVFLGSEWNASNLEELQKSGVQYILNVTREIDNFFPGVFEYHNIRVYDEEATDLLAYWNDTYKFISRAKKAGSKCLVHCKMGISRSAATVIAYAMKEYGWDLNKAFDYVKERRAVTKPNPSFMRQLEEYQGILLASKQRHNKLWRSHSDSDLSDHHEPLSKSCAQPHSLGHSDPHNQASNTPGPSVKELLESLGTLASSGKAAHSTSQPDTGIQSNQLSSLSYEGVAAISGDAGARSLEAPSPSAVVQISQLDSPCPESAAGSVSQLSPPLSNGLCDSEEQPPSPPLSQPRAATLVPELQKTDMATVAESIVVGQPHPPPSFHHLPLSPALSPTPACMDEAIKSQTLSCSLPMIKPLLVSVPEPMTAQAPSTQQTGPQCLSAPVPVKNPDSDQQMCSLSFNGLAAQPPSTSDFTLYPSATPQDNVEVVLGHSADRINFFSAREKFKGMSEDGKSCLLKSCGKEQQPLPQEVSTSEGKDEEKGKEISPVQVTGPKSAVHSQASSLGPLSRPEPEGPLDQELSKLRQEIEDRDVLSQKEAENVKEEVKNKEEEEAAPSGLYSDWTRGSVRRVTRQLEQRMKQEHEAPSPSSSPPSHSGNSSCSLQRPSSVHLATVSHSQDASVCLQVSVVGSMQEEQDKEEDGKVGAVKREGSDVTDMRTVGNNDGSTKGHKLKPADTRLLSTSSCFHRSSHSPFASVNFLCLEGVTELESGTDWDCPTEGPHGDIIMRETWETLCELGAFLQQVSMGGACKAKCVDQVFGLSSRTNQNRGSSAQKRVREVEARIRQAGLTPPSLMKRSASLAKLGCLELLANDLTEWELSRSSAAPFSPESPVSDESKKQRVHSSHSSAGQQPEVHKTGAVRLSEAGQNSPPPTSPPSNHSPQGGQLPSSDLDCLHLPGPTLKTTRQQYGRTHPLRRLKKRTASTLYHTM, from the exons ATGGCGCTGGTTACCGTACAGCGTTCACCGACCCCCAGCACCAGCTCCAGCCCTTGCGTTTCG GAGTCCGGTAGTGGGGAGGATGACCGCCGCTCTCAGCCGAGGAG CATCAGTGAAAGTTTCCTGACAGTTAAAGGAGCTGCTCTCTTCTTACCTCGAGGAAATggctcctccacctcttctgcCTCTCGCTTCTCACAGCTGCGCAGCAAACATGCAG GAGACATCCAACAGCATCTGCAAACCATGTTTACTCTCCTCAGACCAGAGGACAACATCAAACTG GCGGTTCGACTGGAGAGTGTCCACGCCCAGGTCACCCGCTACATGGTGGTGGTTTCAACCAATGGCCGTCAGGATACAGAGGAGAGCGTGGTGCTGGGAATGGATTTCAGTCCTGTAGATAG CTCATGCTCTGTCGGGCTCGTTTTGCCCTTATGGAGCGACACACTGATACATCTGGATGGAGATGG gGGTTTCAGTGTGTCAACTGATAACAGAGTGCATGTATTCAAGCCCGTTTCTGTGCAGGCCATGTG GTCGGCCCTCCAGTCGCTCCATAAAGCATGCGAGGTGGCTCGATGTCACAACTACTTCCCAGGCAGCTTGTTCCTGACCTGGGTCAGCTACTATCAAAGCAGGGTTTCCTCCGACCAGGTACGCATCAATGAGTGGAACGCCATGCAGGACGTACAGTCGCACCGTGCCGATTCGCCCGTGCTCTTCTCTGATGT ACCTACAGAAAGAGAACTGACAGAGCGTCAGATCAAAACCAGTCTGAGGGAGATCATGATGCAGAAAGACCTTGAAAATGTCACCTGCAAAGAG ATCCGAACAGAGCTGGAAATGCACATGACATGCAATCTTCGGGAGTTCAAGGAGTTCATCGACAATGAGATGATTGTCATTCTGGGCCAGATGGACAGTCCGACGGAGATCTTTGATCATGTCTTCTTG GGATCTGAGTGGAATGCATCCAATTTGGAGGAGTTGCAGAAAAGCGG GGTTCAGTACATCCTGAATGTAACAAGGGAGATCGATAACTTCTTTCCTGGTGTGTTCGAGTACCACAACATCCGTGTTTACGATGAGGAGGCCACTGACCTGCTTGCTTATTGGAATGACACCTACAAGTTTATATCTAGAGCCAA GAAAGCTGGATCCAAGTGCCTGGTGCACTGCAAAATGGGTATAAGTCGCTCTGCTGCCACAGTGATCGCATACGCCATGAAGGAGTACGGTTGGGATTTGAATAAAGCTTTTGATTATGTCAAGGAGCGTCGAGCTGTGACCAAACCGAACCCCTCCTTTATGAGACAGCTGGAGGAGTATCAGGGTATACTGCTGGCAAG TAAGCAGAGGCACAACAAACTGTGGCGTTCTCACTCTGACAGTGACCTGTCTGACCACCATGAGCCACTGTCTAAATCTTGTGCCCAACCGCACAGCCTAGGTCACTCTGATCCCCATAATCAGGCCAGCAACACGCCTGGTCCCTCTGTGAAAGAACTGCTGGAATCACTGGGAACTTTGGCCAGTAGTGGCAAAGCAGCACACTCCACCAGCCAGCCTGATACTGGCATCCAGTCCAATCAGCTCAGCTCTTTATCCTATGAGGGAGTGGCAGCTATATCGGGCGACGCTGGAGCTCGAAGCCTTGAGGCGccttctccctctgctgtaGTCCAGATCAGCCAGTTGGATTCCCCTTGTCCTGAGTCTGCAGCTGGCTCTGTGTCTCAGttatctccccctctctccaATGGCTTGTGTGACTCTGAGGAGCAACCCCCATCACCTCCTCTATCCCAGCCAAGGGCTGCCACTCTGGTGCCTGAGCTTCAAAAGACAGATATGGCGACTGTTGCAGAGAGCATTGTAGTGGGTCAGCCTCACCCACCTCCATCCTTTCaccacctccccctctcccctgCTCTGTCCCCAACTCCAGCCTGCATGGATGAGGCTATCAAATCTCAGACGTTGTCCTGCTCTCTTCCCATGATAAAACCCTTGCTTGTGTCAGTGCCTGAGCCCATGACAGCACAAGCACCCAGCACACAACAGACTGGACCCCAGTGTCTGTCAGCACCAGTGCCTGTCAAAAATCCAGACTCTGATCAACAGATGTGCAGCTTGTCTTTCAATGGTTTAGCAGCCCAGCCTCCCTCCACTAGTGATTTTACCCTTTACCCCAGTGCCACTCCTCAAGACAATGTCGAGGTGGTGTTAGGCCACAGTGCTGATCGCATTAACTTTTTCAGTGCTAGGGAAAAGTTCAAGGGAATGAGTGAAGATGGTAAAAGCTGCCTGTTGAAGAGTTGTGGCAAGGAACAGCAACCACTGCCTCAGGAGGTCTCCACTAGTGAGGGGAAGgatgaggagaaaggaaag GAAATCTCTCCTGTGCAGGTCACAGGACCGAAATCTGCAGTGCACTCACAGGCTTCAAGTCTTGGCCCTCTTAGCCGACCAGAGCCTGAGGGCCCCCTGGACCAGGAATTGAGTAAACTGAGGCAGGAAATAGAGGATAGAGATGTTTTATCACAGAAGGAAGCTGAGAATGttaaagaggaagtgaaaaacaaagaggaggaggaggcagctcCTTCTGGTCTCTACAGCGACTGGACGAGGGGATCCGTGCGGCGTGTTACACGACAGCTGGAGCAGAGAATGAAACAGGAGCACGAGGCTCCATCACCCTCCTCATCTCCACCATCCCACTCTGGCAACTCCTCTTGCTCTTTGCAGCGTCCATCCAGTGTCCATCTTGCTACAGTGTCCCATTCCCAGGATGCATCAGTTTGTTTGCAGGTGTCAGTAGTTGGCAGCATGCAGGAAGagcaggacaaagaggaggatggGAAGGTTGGAGCAGTTAAAAGGGAGGGTAGTGATGTGACTGACATGAGGACAGTAGGAAATAATGATGGAAGCACAAAAGGACACAAACTTAAGCCTGCTGATACTAGATTGCTCTCTACCTCTTCTTGCTTCCACCGCTCCTCCCATTCCCCTTTTGCCTCTGTGAACTTCCTGTGTTTGGAGGGCGTGACAGAGCTTGAGTCAGGCACTGACTGGGACTGCCCCACAGAGGGACCCCATGGTGACATTATCATGAGGGAGACATGGGAGACTTTGTGCGAGCTGGGTGCCTTCCTTCAGCAGGTGAGCATGGGCGGTGCCTGCAAGGCCAAGTGTGTGGACCAGGTTTTTGGCCTCAGTTCTAGAACCAATCAGAATCGAGGTAGCAGTGCCCAGAAGAGGGTCCGCGAGGTGGAGGCAAGGATTCGCCAGGCGGGACTGACCCCTCCTTCCCTGATGAAGCGCTCGGCCTCTCTGGCCAAACTGGGCTGCCTGGAGCTTCTCGCCAATGACCTGACCGAGTGGGAGCTCAGCCGATCGTCTGCAGCTCCGTTCTCACCAGAATCTCCGGTTAGCGATGAGTCCAAGAAGCAGCGGGTCCACAGCTCTCACTCCTCAGCTGGCCAACAGCCAGAAGTCCACAAGACTGGTGCAGTGAGGCTTTCTGAAGCTGGTCAAAATTCACCACCTCCAACATCTCCACCATCAAATCATAGTCCGCAAGGAGGACAACTCCCCAGCTCTGATCTGGACTGTCTGCATCTTCCTGGGCCAACACTTAAGACAACAAGGCAGCAATATGGCAGGACTCATCCTCTGAGGCGGCTTAAGAAAAGAACTGCTAGTACCCTTTACCACACCATGTAA
- the ssh2b gene encoding protein phosphatase Slingshot homolog 2b isoform X1 — MPPGVVTARRGSSAGCFCACCGVKMRPYFTENSVISQGEIYQLISESFLTVKGAALFLPRGNGSSTSSASRFSQLRSKHAGDIQQHLQTMFTLLRPEDNIKLAVRLESVHAQVTRYMVVVSTNGRQDTEESVVLGMDFSPVDSSCSVGLVLPLWSDTLIHLDGDGGFSVSTDNRVHVFKPVSVQAMWSALQSLHKACEVARCHNYFPGSLFLTWVSYYQSRVSSDQVRINEWNAMQDVQSHRADSPVLFSDVPTERELTERQIKTSLREIMMQKDLENVTCKEIRTELEMHMTCNLREFKEFIDNEMIVILGQMDSPTEIFDHVFLGSEWNASNLEELQKSGVQYILNVTREIDNFFPGVFEYHNIRVYDEEATDLLAYWNDTYKFISRAKKAGSKCLVHCKMGISRSAATVIAYAMKEYGWDLNKAFDYVKERRAVTKPNPSFMRQLEEYQGILLASKQRHNKLWRSHSDSDLSDHHEPLSKSCAQPHSLGHSDPHNQASNTPGPSVKELLESLGTLASSGKAAHSTSQPDTGIQSNQLSSLSYEGVAAISGDAGARSLEAPSPSAVVQISQLDSPCPESAAGSVSQLSPPLSNGLCDSEEQPPSPPLSQPRAATLVPELQKTDMATVAESIVVGQPHPPPSFHHLPLSPALSPTPACMDEAIKSQTLSCSLPMIKPLLVSVPEPMTAQAPSTQQTGPQCLSAPVPVKNPDSDQQMCSLSFNGLAAQPPSTSDFTLYPSATPQDNVEVVLGHSADRINFFSAREKFKGMSEDGKSCLLKSCGKEQQPLPQEVSTSEGKDEEKGKEISPVQVTGPKSAVHSQASSLGPLSRPEPEGPLDQELSKLRQEIEDRDVLSQKEAENVKEEVKNKEEEEAAPSGLYSDWTRGSVRRVTRQLEQRMKQEHEAPSPSSSPPSHSGNSSCSLQRPSSVHLATVSHSQDASVCLQVSVVGSMQEEQDKEEDGKVGAVKREGSDVTDMRTVGNNDGSTKGHKLKPADTRLLSTSSCFHRSSHSPFASVNFLCLEGVTELESGTDWDCPTEGPHGDIIMRETWETLCELGAFLQQVSMGGACKAKCVDQVFGLSSRTNQNRGSSAQKRVREVEARIRQAGLTPPSLMKRSASLAKLGCLELLANDLTEWELSRSSAAPFSPESPVSDESKKQRVHSSHSSAGQQPEVHKTGAVRLSEAGQNSPPPTSPPSNHSPQGGQLPSSDLDCLHLPGPTLKTTRQQYGRTHPLRRLKKRTASTLYHTM, encoded by the exons ATGCCTCCCGGTGTTGTGACCGCGCGTCGGGGCTCATCAGCCGGCTGCTTCTGCGCCTGCTGCGGGGTAAAGATGAGACCTTATTTCACCGAGAACTCCGTGATCTCTCAGGGGGAAATTTATCAGCT CATCAGTGAAAGTTTCCTGACAGTTAAAGGAGCTGCTCTCTTCTTACCTCGAGGAAATggctcctccacctcttctgcCTCTCGCTTCTCACAGCTGCGCAGCAAACATGCAG GAGACATCCAACAGCATCTGCAAACCATGTTTACTCTCCTCAGACCAGAGGACAACATCAAACTG GCGGTTCGACTGGAGAGTGTCCACGCCCAGGTCACCCGCTACATGGTGGTGGTTTCAACCAATGGCCGTCAGGATACAGAGGAGAGCGTGGTGCTGGGAATGGATTTCAGTCCTGTAGATAG CTCATGCTCTGTCGGGCTCGTTTTGCCCTTATGGAGCGACACACTGATACATCTGGATGGAGATGG gGGTTTCAGTGTGTCAACTGATAACAGAGTGCATGTATTCAAGCCCGTTTCTGTGCAGGCCATGTG GTCGGCCCTCCAGTCGCTCCATAAAGCATGCGAGGTGGCTCGATGTCACAACTACTTCCCAGGCAGCTTGTTCCTGACCTGGGTCAGCTACTATCAAAGCAGGGTTTCCTCCGACCAGGTACGCATCAATGAGTGGAACGCCATGCAGGACGTACAGTCGCACCGTGCCGATTCGCCCGTGCTCTTCTCTGATGT ACCTACAGAAAGAGAACTGACAGAGCGTCAGATCAAAACCAGTCTGAGGGAGATCATGATGCAGAAAGACCTTGAAAATGTCACCTGCAAAGAG ATCCGAACAGAGCTGGAAATGCACATGACATGCAATCTTCGGGAGTTCAAGGAGTTCATCGACAATGAGATGATTGTCATTCTGGGCCAGATGGACAGTCCGACGGAGATCTTTGATCATGTCTTCTTG GGATCTGAGTGGAATGCATCCAATTTGGAGGAGTTGCAGAAAAGCGG GGTTCAGTACATCCTGAATGTAACAAGGGAGATCGATAACTTCTTTCCTGGTGTGTTCGAGTACCACAACATCCGTGTTTACGATGAGGAGGCCACTGACCTGCTTGCTTATTGGAATGACACCTACAAGTTTATATCTAGAGCCAA GAAAGCTGGATCCAAGTGCCTGGTGCACTGCAAAATGGGTATAAGTCGCTCTGCTGCCACAGTGATCGCATACGCCATGAAGGAGTACGGTTGGGATTTGAATAAAGCTTTTGATTATGTCAAGGAGCGTCGAGCTGTGACCAAACCGAACCCCTCCTTTATGAGACAGCTGGAGGAGTATCAGGGTATACTGCTGGCAAG TAAGCAGAGGCACAACAAACTGTGGCGTTCTCACTCTGACAGTGACCTGTCTGACCACCATGAGCCACTGTCTAAATCTTGTGCCCAACCGCACAGCCTAGGTCACTCTGATCCCCATAATCAGGCCAGCAACACGCCTGGTCCCTCTGTGAAAGAACTGCTGGAATCACTGGGAACTTTGGCCAGTAGTGGCAAAGCAGCACACTCCACCAGCCAGCCTGATACTGGCATCCAGTCCAATCAGCTCAGCTCTTTATCCTATGAGGGAGTGGCAGCTATATCGGGCGACGCTGGAGCTCGAAGCCTTGAGGCGccttctccctctgctgtaGTCCAGATCAGCCAGTTGGATTCCCCTTGTCCTGAGTCTGCAGCTGGCTCTGTGTCTCAGttatctccccctctctccaATGGCTTGTGTGACTCTGAGGAGCAACCCCCATCACCTCCTCTATCCCAGCCAAGGGCTGCCACTCTGGTGCCTGAGCTTCAAAAGACAGATATGGCGACTGTTGCAGAGAGCATTGTAGTGGGTCAGCCTCACCCACCTCCATCCTTTCaccacctccccctctcccctgCTCTGTCCCCAACTCCAGCCTGCATGGATGAGGCTATCAAATCTCAGACGTTGTCCTGCTCTCTTCCCATGATAAAACCCTTGCTTGTGTCAGTGCCTGAGCCCATGACAGCACAAGCACCCAGCACACAACAGACTGGACCCCAGTGTCTGTCAGCACCAGTGCCTGTCAAAAATCCAGACTCTGATCAACAGATGTGCAGCTTGTCTTTCAATGGTTTAGCAGCCCAGCCTCCCTCCACTAGTGATTTTACCCTTTACCCCAGTGCCACTCCTCAAGACAATGTCGAGGTGGTGTTAGGCCACAGTGCTGATCGCATTAACTTTTTCAGTGCTAGGGAAAAGTTCAAGGGAATGAGTGAAGATGGTAAAAGCTGCCTGTTGAAGAGTTGTGGCAAGGAACAGCAACCACTGCCTCAGGAGGTCTCCACTAGTGAGGGGAAGgatgaggagaaaggaaag GAAATCTCTCCTGTGCAGGTCACAGGACCGAAATCTGCAGTGCACTCACAGGCTTCAAGTCTTGGCCCTCTTAGCCGACCAGAGCCTGAGGGCCCCCTGGACCAGGAATTGAGTAAACTGAGGCAGGAAATAGAGGATAGAGATGTTTTATCACAGAAGGAAGCTGAGAATGttaaagaggaagtgaaaaacaaagaggaggaggaggcagctcCTTCTGGTCTCTACAGCGACTGGACGAGGGGATCCGTGCGGCGTGTTACACGACAGCTGGAGCAGAGAATGAAACAGGAGCACGAGGCTCCATCACCCTCCTCATCTCCACCATCCCACTCTGGCAACTCCTCTTGCTCTTTGCAGCGTCCATCCAGTGTCCATCTTGCTACAGTGTCCCATTCCCAGGATGCATCAGTTTGTTTGCAGGTGTCAGTAGTTGGCAGCATGCAGGAAGagcaggacaaagaggaggatggGAAGGTTGGAGCAGTTAAAAGGGAGGGTAGTGATGTGACTGACATGAGGACAGTAGGAAATAATGATGGAAGCACAAAAGGACACAAACTTAAGCCTGCTGATACTAGATTGCTCTCTACCTCTTCTTGCTTCCACCGCTCCTCCCATTCCCCTTTTGCCTCTGTGAACTTCCTGTGTTTGGAGGGCGTGACAGAGCTTGAGTCAGGCACTGACTGGGACTGCCCCACAGAGGGACCCCATGGTGACATTATCATGAGGGAGACATGGGAGACTTTGTGCGAGCTGGGTGCCTTCCTTCAGCAGGTGAGCATGGGCGGTGCCTGCAAGGCCAAGTGTGTGGACCAGGTTTTTGGCCTCAGTTCTAGAACCAATCAGAATCGAGGTAGCAGTGCCCAGAAGAGGGTCCGCGAGGTGGAGGCAAGGATTCGCCAGGCGGGACTGACCCCTCCTTCCCTGATGAAGCGCTCGGCCTCTCTGGCCAAACTGGGCTGCCTGGAGCTTCTCGCCAATGACCTGACCGAGTGGGAGCTCAGCCGATCGTCTGCAGCTCCGTTCTCACCAGAATCTCCGGTTAGCGATGAGTCCAAGAAGCAGCGGGTCCACAGCTCTCACTCCTCAGCTGGCCAACAGCCAGAAGTCCACAAGACTGGTGCAGTGAGGCTTTCTGAAGCTGGTCAAAATTCACCACCTCCAACATCTCCACCATCAAATCATAGTCCGCAAGGAGGACAACTCCCCAGCTCTGATCTGGACTGTCTGCATCTTCCTGGGCCAACACTTAAGACAACAAGGCAGCAATATGGCAGGACTCATCCTCTGAGGCGGCTTAAGAAAAGAACTGCTAGTACCCTTTACCACACCATGTAA
- the nsrp1 gene encoding nuclear speckle splicing regulatory protein 1 has translation MAAPTKQYGLILPQKKGVSKSTILQKPSVFGDDSDDETSVGESLQREAVKKKMMKQTRLEMQKALDQDSTVYDYDAVYDDIQNQRLENSKKMLHGTDKRPKYIHQLMKAVEDRKKEQERREERKIQKEREAEGEQFADKEAYVTSAYRQKLQEQKEEQEREKREAELEAALDVKKQKDLSGFYRHLLNQTVGEEAIPDRSANKTHPSKVSKDAERTSPVPSSASHDNIQSSCSDNEGGQELKSGFNKSATASAHSKRQYRQRSPSSGSGEEKEKERERDRHKKSHRDQDRDRGRDRDRDRDRDRDRDRDRNRERERERDDRYGGRRDDRDRRKDRGREDDRSRGRGDTEREERHGKRDRSPKERERDRNGEREKRRNPNEDKRKDKDREEEKERAVKRDEKDPEKEHRKEKEDEQGQEGKEKEEMDEKQNKFAKRSTDQTVSSARDRYLARQMARSACKTYIEKDED, from the exons ATGGCGGCCCCTACAAAACA GTACGGGCTGATCTTGCCACAGAAGAAAGGCGTGTCAAAGTCAACAATCCTGCAGAAACCCTCAGTGTTCGGGGATGATTCTGATGATGAG aCCTCAGTCGGGGAGAGTCTGCAGAGGGAAGCTGtcaaaaaaaagatgatgaagcAG ACACGTTTGGAAATGCAGAAGGCTTTGGATCAGGACAGCACTGTATATGACTATGACGCTGTGTACGATGACATTCAAAACCAGAGACTTGAGAACAGCAAAAAAATGTTGCACGGCACCGACAAAAGG CCAAAATACATCCACCAGTTAATGAAAGCAGTCGAGGACcgaaagaaagaacaagaacgacgagaagagagaaagatccAGAAGGAAAGGGAGGCGGAGGGAGAGCAATTTGCTGATAAAGAAGCTTATGTTACCTCTGCCTACAGGCAGAAACTCCAGGAACaaaaggaggagcaggagagagagaagagagaggcagagttGGAAG CTGCTTTGgatgtgaagaaacaaaaagaccTGAGCGGCTTCTACCGGCACCTACTGAATCAGACTGTAGGAGAGGAGGCGATACCAGATCGCTCAGCAAACAA AACTCACCCCTCCAAGGTTTCAAAAGACGCTGAAAGGACTTCACCCGTTCCCTCATCTGCATCCCATGATAATATCCAAAGTTCGTGCAGCGACAATGAGGGGGGGCAAGAACTGAAGTCTGGGTTCAACAAGTCTGCAACGGCCTCAGCACATTCAAAACGCCAATACAGACAGCGATCTCCCTCATCAgggagtggagaggagaaggagaaagagagggagagagacagacataaaAAGAGCCACAGAGATCAAGACAGAGACCGAGgaagggacagagacagagacagggacagggatCGAGATCGAGATCGAGACCGAAACAGGGAaagggaaagggaaagagaTGACAGATACGGAGGACGAAgagatgacagagacagaaggaaagacagaggcAGGGAAGAtgacagaagcagaggaagggGGGAtacagagagggaagagaggcaTGGGAAGAGGGACAGGAGtcccaaagagagagagagagataggaatggggaaagagagaagaggaggaatcCAAATGAAGACAAGCGGAAGGACAAAGATcgggaagaagagaaggagagggcaGTGAAGAGGGATGAGAAAGATCCAGAAAAGgagcacagaaaggaaaaagaagatgaacagggacaggaaggcaaggagaaggaggaaatgGATGAGAAGCAAAACAAGTTTGCAAAGCGCAGTACAGATCAGACTGTGAGCTCAGCTAGAGACAGGTACTTGGCCAGGCAGATGGCGCGCTCGGCCTGTAAGACATACATAGAGAAGGATGAGGACTAA